In a genomic window of Erinaceus europaeus chromosome 12, mEriEur2.1, whole genome shotgun sequence:
- the PPP4R2 gene encoding serine/threonine-protein phosphatase 4 regulatory subunit 2 isoform X3, whose product MDVERLQEALKDFEKRGKKEVCPVLDQFLCHVAKTGETMIQWSQFKGYFIFKLEKVMDDFRTSAPEPRGPPNPNVEYIPFDEMKERILKIVTGFNGIPFTIQRLCELLTDPRRNYTGTDKFLRGVEKNVMVVSCVHPSSEKNNSSSLNRMNGVMFPGNSPSYTERSNINGPGTPRPLARPKVSLSVPMATNGLPESTDSKDSSLQKNEDKNHSDSLTAESEGSSSSPVKNKHPDGDTIEPEGHEVKRLRFDKESDVRETASQTASSEVSSVTVEETEASSSSQDKDKESNCPRQHCMEEDEEEDEEEEEESFMTSREMIPERKNQEKETDDALTVKEETSAGNDQMEESDLARPEKALHSEDSENTGPVSSGSDSHETEDIAGSNSSKTGEALPESSMGNNDETTDEPMEQD is encoded by the exons GATTCAGTGGTCCCAATTTAAAGgctattttattttcaaactgGAGAAAGTGATGGATGATTTCAGAACTTCAGCTCCTGAGCCAAGAGGTCCCCCCAACCCTAATGTCGAATATATCCCCTTTGATGAAATGAAGGAGAGAATACTGAAAATTGTCACTGGATTTAATGG TATCCCTTTTACTATTCAGCGACTATGTGAACTGCTAACAGATCCAAGGAGAAACTATACAGGAACAGACAAATTTCTCAGAGGAGTAGAAAAG AATGTGATGGTGGTTAGCTGTGTTCATCCATCCTCAGA gAAAAACAATTCCAGTAGTTTAAATCGAATGAATGGTGTGATGTTTCCTGGAAATTCACCAAGCTATACTGAAAG GTCTAATATAAATGGGCCTGGAACACCCAGGCCACTTGCTCGACCAAAGGTTTCTTTGTCAGTCCCAATGGCTACAAATGGCTTACCTGAGAGCACTGACAGCAAAGATTCAAGTTTACAAAAAAATGAGGACAAAAACCACAG TGACTCTCTGACAGCTGAATCCGAAGGTTCTTCTTCGAGCCCTGTAAAAAACAAGCATCCAGATGGAGATACTATAGAACCTGAGGGGCACGAGGTAAAAAGACTCAGGTTTGACAAGGAAAGCGATGTCAGAGAGACAGCCAGTCAAACAGCTTCCAGTGAAGTTTCTTCAGTTACGGTGGAAGAAACAGAAGCATCATCTTCGTCTcaggataaagacaaagaaagtaaTTGTCCCAGGCAACACTGTatggaagaagatgaagaagaggatgaagaggaagaagaag AGTCTTTTATGACATCAAGAGAAATGATCCCAGAacgaaaaaatcaagaaaaagaaactgacgaTGCCTTAACTGTGAAGGAAGAGACTTCCGCGGGAAATGATCAAATGGAGGAGTCTGATCTGGCTCGACCTGAGAAAGCTTTGCATTCTGAAGATAGTGAAAACACAGGCCCTGTAAGTAGTGGTTCTGATAGTCACGAAACAGAAGACATAGCAGGATCCAATTCCAGTAAAACTGGAGAGGCTCTTCCAGAATCCTCTATGGGAAACAATGATGAAACCACAGATGAACCAATGGAACAAGACTAA
- the PPP4R2 gene encoding serine/threonine-protein phosphatase 4 regulatory subunit 2 isoform X2 produces the protein MDFSYSPEVKLQYFSIPFTIQRLCELLTDPRRNYTGTDKFLRGVEKNVMVVSCVHPSSEKNNSSSLNRMNGVMFPGNSPSYTERSNINGPGTPRPLARPKVSLSVPMATNGLPESTDSKDSSLQKNEDKNHSDSLTAESEGSSSSPVKNKHPDGDTIEPEGHEVKRLRFDKESDVRETASQTASSEVSSVTVEETEASSSSQDKDKESNCPRQHCMEEDEEEDEEEEEESFMTSREMIPERKNQEKETDDALTVKEETSAGNDQMEESDLARPEKALHSEDSENTGPVSSGSDSHETEDIAGSNSSKTGEALPESSMGNNDETTDEPMEQD, from the exons ATGGATTTTAGCTACTCTCCAGAAGTGAAGTTACAGTATTTTAG TATCCCTTTTACTATTCAGCGACTATGTGAACTGCTAACAGATCCAAGGAGAAACTATACAGGAACAGACAAATTTCTCAGAGGAGTAGAAAAG AATGTGATGGTGGTTAGCTGTGTTCATCCATCCTCAGA gAAAAACAATTCCAGTAGTTTAAATCGAATGAATGGTGTGATGTTTCCTGGAAATTCACCAAGCTATACTGAAAG GTCTAATATAAATGGGCCTGGAACACCCAGGCCACTTGCTCGACCAAAGGTTTCTTTGTCAGTCCCAATGGCTACAAATGGCTTACCTGAGAGCACTGACAGCAAAGATTCAAGTTTACAAAAAAATGAGGACAAAAACCACAG TGACTCTCTGACAGCTGAATCCGAAGGTTCTTCTTCGAGCCCTGTAAAAAACAAGCATCCAGATGGAGATACTATAGAACCTGAGGGGCACGAGGTAAAAAGACTCAGGTTTGACAAGGAAAGCGATGTCAGAGAGACAGCCAGTCAAACAGCTTCCAGTGAAGTTTCTTCAGTTACGGTGGAAGAAACAGAAGCATCATCTTCGTCTcaggataaagacaaagaaagtaaTTGTCCCAGGCAACACTGTatggaagaagatgaagaagaggatgaagaggaagaagaag AGTCTTTTATGACATCAAGAGAAATGATCCCAGAacgaaaaaatcaagaaaaagaaactgacgaTGCCTTAACTGTGAAGGAAGAGACTTCCGCGGGAAATGATCAAATGGAGGAGTCTGATCTGGCTCGACCTGAGAAAGCTTTGCATTCTGAAGATAGTGAAAACACAGGCCCTGTAAGTAGTGGTTCTGATAGTCACGAAACAGAAGACATAGCAGGATCCAATTCCAGTAAAACTGGAGAGGCTCTTCCAGAATCCTCTATGGGAAACAATGATGAAACCACAGATGAACCAATGGAACAAGACTAA